Proteins encoded in a region of the Thermocaproicibacter melissae genome:
- a CDS encoding YfhO family protein, whose amino-acid sequence MVPLHILRDSSTPGFYRRKAFFYGLGVAFLFFIPFIIFDQGYFLFYGDFNVQQVPFYQMCHDSIRNGEWGWNWKTDLGANFIGSYTFYLLGSPFFWLTIPFPSWMVPHLMGPLLILKFGCATLTSYVYLERYAKHPDYAIIGAMLYAFSGFSVYNIFFNHFHEAIIFFPLMLWALDEYMYERRRCTFAITVFLCCTVNYYFFVGQVVFLLIYWTVRMLSGSWTITMKDFLLLFCESVIGVLCSCLLLIPTILAVLQNPRISDPPNGWGALLYDYNQRYLHILECFFFPPDIPARPNFTPNSEAKWASLGAWLPLFSMSGVIAFLQYKKKHWLKTMLLILFLMAGVPVLNAAFQLFNMAYYARWYYMLTLMMSLATIACLQYADVDWRRAIHWTLGITLGIALPIGLMPRSVSDTDTAEKKLSFGLEDYPTRFWAYVAVALLSLALLVMVFQYYQRNRRKFLSSCMLGIALVSVIYSAYFIALGKTQSDDTHHWIIPYSLNKGADIHLPDSDQFSRVDVYDGMDNQAMFWQKPTIQCFHSIVPGSVMEFYPTIGVQRDVASRPDTSVYGLRGLTSCRWLFCPSNSNQSFTDSTGKGVMPGWSYYDTQNGCTVYQNDYYIPMGFSYDYYITRSEYDSTNQAERHLLLLKAIVLEDSDIFRYGSTLKHLDLDTQSYTEEEYYKDCLARKATSCSSFEYDSSGFTAKFNSNTSRIVFFSVPYENGWSAEVNGKKVDIIKSNVGFMSVEVPAGTSVIHFTYQTPGLKLGAAVSAGGIALLLFYWYFTKPTGRRKGQIEQDPVRQTDEVQ is encoded by the coding sequence GTGGTGCCGTTACACATCCTGAGGGACAGCAGCACACCCGGCTTTTACCGGCGAAAAGCCTTTTTCTATGGACTTGGTGTTGCGTTCCTGTTTTTTATTCCGTTTATCATTTTTGACCAAGGCTACTTTCTCTTTTACGGAGATTTTAATGTTCAGCAGGTTCCGTTCTACCAGATGTGCCATGATTCCATACGCAATGGAGAATGGGGCTGGAACTGGAAAACCGACCTTGGAGCCAATTTCATCGGTTCTTATACGTTCTACCTGCTTGGCAGCCCGTTTTTCTGGCTGACCATTCCGTTCCCGAGCTGGATGGTGCCGCACCTGATGGGCCCGCTTCTGATTCTCAAGTTCGGCTGCGCGACCCTTACCTCATACGTTTACCTGGAACGGTACGCCAAACACCCGGATTATGCCATCATCGGAGCCATGCTCTACGCGTTTTCCGGTTTTTCCGTCTACAATATCTTCTTTAACCATTTCCACGAAGCAATCATCTTCTTCCCGCTCATGCTCTGGGCACTGGACGAATACATGTATGAGCGGCGGCGCTGCACGTTCGCAATTACGGTTTTCCTCTGCTGCACCGTCAACTATTACTTCTTTGTTGGACAGGTTGTTTTCCTCCTGATTTACTGGACTGTGAGGATGCTTTCCGGAAGCTGGACAATCACAATGAAAGACTTCCTGCTTCTGTTCTGCGAATCCGTCATCGGCGTGCTGTGCTCCTGCCTGCTTCTGATTCCGACAATTCTGGCCGTTTTGCAAAATCCGCGCATTTCCGACCCGCCGAACGGCTGGGGAGCGCTTCTCTACGACTATAACCAGCGCTACCTGCACATTTTGGAGTGTTTCTTCTTCCCGCCGGACATTCCGGCAAGGCCGAATTTCACCCCGAACTCCGAGGCGAAATGGGCATCTCTCGGCGCGTGGCTGCCGCTGTTCAGCATGAGCGGGGTCATTGCGTTCCTGCAGTACAAAAAGAAGCATTGGCTGAAAACAATGCTTCTCATCCTTTTCCTCATGGCAGGCGTGCCGGTCCTCAACGCCGCCTTCCAGCTTTTCAACATGGCGTATTACGCTCGCTGGTACTATATGCTCACGCTGATGATGTCTCTTGCCACCATCGCCTGCCTGCAATATGCAGACGTCGACTGGAGGCGCGCGATCCACTGGACGCTTGGCATAACACTTGGCATTGCGCTTCCCATCGGATTGATGCCTCGCTCCGTCTCCGATACGGACACAGCAGAGAAGAAGTTATCCTTTGGACTGGAAGATTACCCAACCCGCTTCTGGGCTTATGTTGCGGTTGCTCTGCTCAGCTTGGCGCTGCTCGTGATGGTATTCCAGTATTACCAGCGCAACAGGCGCAAATTCCTGAGCTCCTGCATGCTCGGCATCGCGCTTGTGAGCGTGATCTACTCCGCCTATTTCATTGCGCTCGGCAAAACGCAAAGCGATGACACGCACCACTGGATTATTCCCTATTCTCTGAACAAAGGGGCCGACATTCATCTACCGGACAGCGATCAGTTTAGCCGTGTCGACGTTTACGACGGCATGGACAACCAAGCGATGTTCTGGCAGAAACCGACTATCCAGTGCTTCCACAGCATTGTCCCCGGCTCCGTCATGGAGTTCTACCCAACCATCGGCGTACAGCGCGACGTTGCCTCGCGCCCGGACACCAGCGTTTACGGTCTGCGCGGACTGACAAGCTGCCGCTGGCTGTTCTGCCCAAGCAATTCCAACCAGTCGTTTACCGATTCGACGGGCAAGGGCGTCATGCCGGGGTGGAGCTATTACGATACGCAGAATGGCTGCACCGTCTACCAAAACGATTACTACATTCCCATGGGCTTCAGCTATGACTATTACATCACCCGTTCCGAATACGACTCGACCAATCAGGCCGAACGGCACTTGCTTCTGCTAAAGGCGATTGTTCTCGAGGACTCCGACATTTTCCGGTATGGAAGCACACTGAAACATCTCGACCTGGACACGCAGTCCTACACAGAAGAGGAATATTACAAAGACTGCCTCGCCCGAAAAGCAACTTCCTGCTCCTCGTTCGAGTACGACAGCAGCGGATTCACCGCGAAATTCAATTCAAACACTTCGCGCATCGTCTTCTTCAGTGTTCCGTATGAAAACGGCTGGAGTGCTGAAGTCAACGGCAAAAAGGTGGATATCATCAAGTCCAACGTCGGCTTTATGTCCGTAGAAGTTCCGGCGGGAACCTCGGTCATTCACTTTACTTATCAGACACCGGGACTGAAACTCGGCGCAGCTGTTTCCGCAGGCGGAATTGCCCTCTTGCTTTTCTACTGGTATTTCACCAAGCCAACAGGCCGCAGAAAAGGGCAAATCGAGCAAGACCCTGTTCGACAAACCGACGAAGTACAATAA
- a CDS encoding glycosyltransferase family 2 protein gives MPVVYLVIPCYNEEKVLPETVSRLTDKLNKMLNAGLADKGSRMLFVDDGSRDATWELISKFCAENELVAGIKLAHNRGHQNALLAGLMTARKYADCVVSLDADLQDDVDVLDEFVQKFIDGCDVVYGVRNKRESDTFFKRTTAVGFYRFMEKLGVNVVYNHADYRLMSRRALDALSEYREVNLFLRGLVPLIGFKSDVVYYDRHERFAGESKYPLKKMISFAVDGITSFSVKPLQLIFGLGAAISLVSLVGVIWSLIAHCAHGAAAWIIGIWSLWLLGGILLLCMGVMGTYIGKIYAEVKARPRFLIEQSLNLPEKEK, from the coding sequence ATGCCTGTCGTTTATTTAGTCATTCCCTGCTACAACGAAGAAAAAGTTCTTCCCGAAACCGTCAGCCGGCTGACGGATAAGCTGAACAAAATGCTGAACGCCGGCCTTGCCGACAAGGGCAGCCGCATGCTTTTCGTTGACGACGGCAGCCGTGACGCAACCTGGGAACTGATCTCCAAATTCTGCGCCGAAAACGAACTTGTTGCCGGAATCAAGCTGGCGCACAACCGCGGCCACCAAAACGCGCTGCTTGCCGGTCTGATGACCGCACGCAAATACGCCGACTGCGTCGTGAGCCTTGACGCCGACCTTCAGGACGATGTAGATGTTCTGGACGAGTTCGTGCAGAAATTCATCGACGGCTGCGACGTTGTTTACGGCGTGCGCAATAAGCGCGAGTCGGACACATTCTTTAAGCGCACAACAGCCGTCGGCTTTTACCGGTTCATGGAGAAGCTCGGCGTCAATGTCGTCTACAACCACGCAGACTACCGCCTGATGAGCCGCCGCGCGCTTGATGCGCTGAGTGAATACCGCGAGGTAAACCTGTTCCTGCGCGGCCTTGTTCCGCTCATCGGCTTTAAGAGCGATGTCGTTTACTATGACCGCCACGAGCGTTTCGCCGGGGAATCGAAGTACCCGCTTAAAAAGATGATTTCCTTCGCAGTGGACGGCATTACGTCCTTCAGCGTAAAGCCGCTCCAGCTGATATTCGGCCTCGGCGCAGCAATTTCGTTGGTCAGCCTTGTTGGTGTCATCTGGTCGCTCATCGCGCACTGCGCCCACGGCGCGGCAGCATGGATTATCGGCATTTGGTCGCTGTGGCTGCTCGGCGGTATTCTGCTTCTTTGCATGGGTGTCATGGGCACCTACATTGGCAAAATCTACGCAGAAGTCAAAGCTCGCCCGCGCTTCCTGATTGAGCAGTCGCTTAATTTGCCGGAGAAGGAAAAATAA
- a CDS encoding ABC transporter permease, producing the protein MKNTREFRFRLGAAIIAIMVLLAVVSLFYTPYDPYAMNTAQRFLPPSLSHWFGTDQFGRDNFSRAITGARYSLLAATATVALSAAIGITIGLFTGYLGGVLEAVIMRLTDALASFPGVLLALVAVTVYGAGKFTIVPALAIAFLPGYIRIARSGAQQMKNREYVQAARVCGVSTRRILYRHILPNILPSIIPAVIVGLSNAILAESGMSYLGLGIQPPAPSWGRMLAEGQAYLLKAPWESLSAGFMIVLAVLGFNNLGENLPALYGPEDADT; encoded by the coding sequence ATGAAAAATACTCGAGAATTCCGTTTTCGGCTCGGCGCTGCCATCATCGCCATCATGGTTCTGCTTGCCGTCGTCAGCCTGTTTTACACGCCGTATGACCCGTATGCGATGAACACGGCACAGCGGTTTCTGCCGCCCTCCCTGTCACACTGGTTCGGCACCGACCAGTTCGGGCGCGATAATTTCAGCCGCGCCATTACCGGCGCAAGATATTCTCTGCTGGCTGCAACGGCTACCGTTGCCCTGAGCGCGGCAATCGGCATCACAATCGGCCTTTTCACCGGGTATTTGGGTGGAGTGCTGGAAGCTGTCATCATGCGCTTGACCGATGCGCTGGCCTCTTTTCCGGGCGTACTGTTGGCGCTCGTGGCCGTTACGGTCTACGGTGCAGGAAAGTTTACCATAGTGCCGGCGCTGGCGATTGCATTTCTGCCGGGGTATATCCGAATTGCGAGGAGCGGCGCGCAGCAGATGAAAAACAGGGAATATGTCCAAGCGGCGCGTGTCTGCGGTGTTTCGACCCGGCGCATCCTCTACCGGCATATCCTTCCGAATATCCTGCCGTCTATCATACCTGCTGTCATTGTCGGCCTTTCCAACGCCATTCTCGCGGAATCCGGCATGAGCTATCTCGGACTCGGCATCCAGCCGCCTGCGCCGAGCTGGGGCCGGATGCTTGCCGAGGGACAGGCATATCTTTTGAAAGCTCCGTGGGAATCTCTCTCCGCCGGATTCATGATTGTTCTGGCTGTTCTTGGGTTCAATAATCTCGGGGAAAATCTTCCGGCACTTTACGGGCCGGAAGATGCGGACACATGA
- a CDS encoding ABC transporter permease, which translates to MKTAAYCFQKLLGILITMFLVTVLTFLAFNLIPGDPAQLILGTEATPQSLAELHARLGLDKSLPVRYLSWLGGLLSGDMGISLQYSKPVSALIFERLPVTAWLAGLALVFILLLSFPAGVLSAKSSRSFLGRLLDSLTVLNLALPNFFIGILCIWVLGLVLHIFTPGAYVDYRQNFQGFLRYLIFPALAIALPNAAVIAKFLRTSILAEKNSGYVATAKSKGLSDNAILLKHVLKNALIPAITLFGMIIAEVFSGSILIEQVYSLPGIGRLLISAVNSRDFPLMESLVVYIAFLVTVANFAADLLKRAADPRMKSEP; encoded by the coding sequence ATGAAGACCGCTGCATACTGCTTCCAAAAGCTACTCGGCATTTTGATTACGATGTTTCTCGTAACGGTTCTGACGTTCTTGGCGTTCAATCTGATTCCGGGCGACCCTGCGCAGTTGATTCTCGGCACGGAGGCCACGCCGCAGAGCCTTGCGGAGCTTCACGCCAGACTGGGGCTTGATAAAAGCCTGCCGGTCCGCTATTTGAGCTGGCTCGGCGGACTTCTGAGCGGCGATATGGGTATATCGCTGCAGTATTCCAAACCGGTTTCGGCGCTCATTTTTGAGCGATTGCCGGTTACGGCGTGGCTCGCGGGGCTTGCGCTGGTGTTTATTTTGCTGCTTTCGTTCCCGGCCGGCGTGTTGTCCGCAAAAAGCAGCCGGTCGTTTTTGGGTCGGCTCCTCGACTCGCTCACCGTTCTGAATCTGGCGCTGCCGAATTTCTTTATCGGGATTCTTTGCATCTGGGTGCTCGGTCTTGTCTTACATATCTTTACACCCGGCGCTTATGTCGATTACCGTCAGAATTTTCAGGGCTTTCTGCGCTATTTGATTTTTCCGGCGCTTGCCATTGCGCTGCCGAATGCCGCGGTGATTGCGAAATTCCTGCGCACTTCCATTTTGGCAGAAAAAAACAGCGGCTATGTAGCCACTGCAAAAAGCAAAGGACTCTCGGACAATGCCATCCTTCTAAAGCATGTGCTGAAAAACGCTTTGATTCCCGCGATTACGCTCTTTGGAATGATAATCGCCGAGGTTTTTTCCGGCAGTATCCTGATTGAACAGGTATACAGCCTTCCCGGCATTGGGCGGCTTTTGATTTCTGCTGTGAACTCGCGCGATTTCCCTTTGATGGAGTCGCTTGTTGTTTACATAGCGTTTCTTGTCACCGTTGCCAATTTCGCGGCTGACCTGCTGAAGCGGGCGGCTGACCCGAGAATGAAGAGCGAACCTTGA
- a CDS encoding ABC transporter substrate-binding protein: MKHRFVKQFLSASVAVAVLFSLAACSNTNDLSSGSQTSNGKGGTFVYGVQTQPSHLDPYLATSADTRMILFNIFEGLVKPDKDGNLRPAVAEKSSISADALTYTFQLRKGVKFQNGEDVTAEDVKYSLETAAGLSGGKVLVAELENIRSVEIADSSTIKIHLKNPDPDFLPYLTTAIVPKGYDKQDTSPIGTGPYSFVSYTPQQSLVLKKNPYYWQKGLPYLDTVTFKLESDSNTLLTDLQSGSVDGAAVANNVASQLSGDFNIIATNSNSVQMLALNNKAEPFNKVEVRQAVSYAIDPDAIIETVDFGKGVRCGTPVIPGLKKYFDSSLTHAYDRNVQKAKQLLAQAGLAGGFDMTITVPSNYTVHVDTAQVIVNQLKEVGIRAQIKQVDFATWLSKAYQNREYQATIISVDGATLSPKSYLGRYVSGNAKNFINYSSAAYDDLYRQATEEKDETKRIELYKKAQQQLSKDAASVFLQDISNINVFRKEFSGFVSYPLYVFDASSIKAAG, encoded by the coding sequence TTGAAACATCGTTTTGTAAAACAATTCCTATCTGCCTCAGTAGCCGTTGCCGTTTTATTCTCTCTTGCGGCTTGCTCAAACACCAATGACTTATCTTCCGGTTCCCAGACGAGTAACGGAAAAGGCGGAACATTTGTATATGGCGTGCAGACGCAGCCGAGCCATCTCGACCCGTACCTCGCGACTTCCGCCGATACGCGCATGATTCTTTTCAATATTTTTGAGGGGCTTGTTAAGCCGGACAAAGACGGCAATCTGCGCCCTGCCGTTGCCGAGAAAAGCTCGATTTCCGCAGATGCGTTGACCTACACGTTTCAGCTCCGCAAAGGAGTGAAATTCCAGAACGGAGAGGACGTTACCGCAGAAGACGTAAAATATTCGCTCGAAACCGCAGCCGGCCTTTCGGGCGGCAAAGTGCTGGTCGCCGAACTGGAGAATATCCGCTCGGTCGAAATTGCCGATTCGTCCACCATAAAAATTCATCTGAAAAATCCGGACCCCGATTTTCTGCCATACCTCACGACGGCGATTGTGCCGAAGGGATATGACAAGCAGGATACCTCTCCAATCGGAACGGGGCCGTACAGCTTTGTATCTTATACGCCGCAGCAGTCGCTTGTTCTGAAAAAGAATCCTTACTATTGGCAGAAGGGACTGCCGTATTTGGATACCGTGACTTTCAAGCTGGAGTCGGATTCCAACACGCTGCTGACCGATTTGCAAAGCGGCAGCGTCGACGGGGCAGCCGTTGCCAACAACGTAGCGTCGCAGCTTTCCGGCGATTTCAACATAATTGCTACCAACTCTAATTCGGTGCAGATGCTTGCCCTCAACAATAAGGCGGAGCCGTTTAATAAAGTTGAAGTCCGTCAGGCTGTCAGCTATGCAATCGACCCCGACGCCATTATCGAGACGGTGGATTTCGGTAAAGGCGTCCGCTGCGGAACACCGGTGATTCCGGGCCTCAAAAAGTATTTCGATTCGTCGCTGACCCACGCCTATGACCGCAATGTGCAGAAAGCAAAGCAGCTGCTGGCGCAGGCGGGCTTGGCAGGTGGCTTTGATATGACCATCACCGTCCCGTCCAACTACACCGTCCATGTTGACACGGCGCAGGTTATCGTAAACCAGCTCAAAGAAGTCGGAATCCGCGCACAGATTAAACAGGTCGACTTTGCAACGTGGCTCAGCAAAGCCTACCAGAACCGCGAATATCAGGCGACTATCATTTCCGTAGACGGCGCTACGCTTTCGCCGAAAAGCTATTTGGGCCGCTATGTCTCCGGAAACGCAAAGAACTTTATCAATTATTCCAGTGCAGCCTACGACGACCTGTACCGTCAGGCGACGGAAGAAAAAGACGAGACAAAACGCATTGAACTGTATAAAAAGGCTCAGCAGCAGCTTTCCAAAGATGCCGCAAGCGTGTTTTTGCAGGATATTTCTAACATCAATGTGTTCCGGAAGGAATTTTCGGGATTCGTTTCCTACCCGCTGTATGTTTTCGATGCTTCTTCCATCAAAGCTGCTGGGTGA
- a CDS encoding cysteine desulfurase family protein, with product MAEIYFDNSATTRVCEEAAQKALEMMTQNYGNPSSLHTMGFRAEQELRAAREAVAAQLGAKPEEIYFTSGGTESNNIALFGAAHARRKRGNRIVTTQIEHPSVLNAMKKLEQEGFEVVRLKPDMWGKIDPEDVRKAVTSDTILVSMMRVNNEVGSILPVEAAADAIEEAKAPALLHIDAVQAFGKLPLRVQKLRVDLMSVSAHKIHGPKGVGALYVRKGVHIESLTYGGGQEKNLRPGTESMPLIAAFGAAVKALPDTQAELSAMKKLNSLLREELSKIDGVTVNSPEDALPYILNFSAGGVRAETMLHFLSDRGIYVSSGSACSKGHESHVLQAMGLPRERIASALRLSFSRYNTEEEAKEFIRALKEGLATITKRPL from the coding sequence TTGGCAGAAATATATTTTGACAATTCCGCCACAACGCGAGTCTGCGAAGAAGCAGCGCAAAAAGCGTTAGAGATGATGACACAGAATTACGGAAACCCTTCTTCGCTTCACACGATGGGCTTTCGTGCCGAGCAGGAGCTTCGCGCGGCGCGTGAAGCCGTTGCCGCACAGCTCGGTGCAAAACCGGAGGAAATCTATTTTACTTCGGGCGGAACAGAGAGTAACAACATCGCTCTGTTCGGTGCAGCGCACGCGCGCCGGAAGCGCGGCAACCGCATTGTAACAACGCAGATTGAACACCCGTCTGTGTTAAACGCGATGAAGAAGCTGGAGCAGGAGGGTTTTGAAGTCGTTCGGCTAAAACCGGATATGTGGGGAAAAATCGACCCCGAAGATGTGCGCAAGGCCGTAACGTCTGACACGATTCTTGTCAGCATGATGCGCGTGAACAATGAAGTAGGCAGCATTCTGCCCGTTGAGGCTGCGGCCGATGCAATTGAAGAAGCAAAGGCACCTGCCCTGCTTCACATTGACGCGGTACAGGCCTTCGGAAAGCTGCCGCTTCGCGTGCAGAAGCTCCGCGTTGACCTGATGAGCGTCAGCGCGCACAAGATTCACGGTCCGAAGGGCGTCGGAGCCTTGTATGTGCGCAAAGGCGTACACATTGAGTCGCTCACCTACGGCGGAGGTCAGGAGAAGAACCTGCGCCCCGGCACCGAAAGCATGCCGCTGATTGCCGCATTCGGCGCCGCCGTGAAGGCTCTCCCCGACACACAGGCGGAACTTTCCGCGATGAAGAAGCTAAATAGCCTTCTGCGGGAGGAACTTTCCAAAATTGACGGAGTCACCGTCAACTCCCCTGAGGACGCGCTGCCGTATATTCTGAACTTTTCAGCGGGCGGCGTGCGCGCCGAAACCATGCTGCACTTCCTTTCCGACCGAGGAATCTATGTTTCCTCCGGGTCGGCCTGCTCCAAGGGGCACGAAAGTCATGTGCTGCAAGCCATGGGCCTGCCGCGCGAACGCATCGCCTCCGCACTTCGGCTGAGCTTCAGCCGCTACAACACCGAAGAAGAAGCAAAAGAATTCATCCGCGCGCTTAAAGAAGGTCTTGCGACCATTACAAAGCGCCCGCTATGA
- the thiI gene encoding tRNA uracil 4-sulfurtransferase ThiI — protein MKEVILIKLGEVVLKGLNRRSFEDVLLKNIRRRIEPLGGFDVREIQSTIYVTPRDGADIADAEERIAKIFGIATYSRACETQKDMTAICESAAEYLHKELSSAKTFKVECKRSDKKFPLNSPQICAEVGAFLLERFPNLQVDVNNPDYTVRVEIRDYAAYVHGNAKRGAGGIPVGTGGKAAILISGGIDSPVAAWMMARRGVELTAIHFASPPYTSERAEQKVVDLLCRVSEYAGRMTMFTVPFAKVQEEIMAKCPEELFTIIMRRFMMRAAQKIAEREGCGALITGESLGQVASQTLQAIVCTDEVATMPVFRPLIGMDKVEIIDLAHRIDTFELSILPYEDCCTVFTPRHPRTRPVLKFVKRAEEALDVDALLEDCLSRVKITKIHPNR, from the coding sequence ATGAAAGAGGTCATTCTAATCAAGCTCGGCGAGGTCGTCCTCAAGGGACTGAACCGCCGCAGCTTTGAAGATGTTCTACTGAAAAATATCCGGCGGAGAATTGAACCGCTCGGCGGTTTCGATGTGCGTGAAATTCAATCCACCATTTATGTAACTCCGCGCGACGGCGCCGACATTGCGGACGCGGAGGAACGCATCGCCAAAATCTTCGGCATTGCCACGTATTCCCGCGCCTGCGAAACGCAGAAGGATATGACGGCCATCTGCGAATCCGCCGCGGAATACCTGCATAAGGAGCTTTCGTCTGCAAAGACTTTCAAGGTGGAGTGCAAGCGTTCCGACAAGAAGTTCCCGCTCAACTCGCCGCAGATCTGCGCCGAGGTCGGGGCATTTCTCCTCGAACGCTTCCCGAATCTGCAAGTAGACGTCAACAATCCGGATTACACGGTACGCGTGGAAATCCGCGACTATGCTGCGTATGTGCATGGAAACGCCAAGCGCGGCGCCGGCGGTATCCCGGTAGGAACCGGCGGAAAAGCAGCCATTCTCATCAGCGGCGGCATTGACAGCCCGGTTGCCGCATGGATGATGGCGCGCCGCGGCGTGGAGCTAACCGCCATTCACTTCGCCAGCCCGCCGTACACGAGCGAGCGCGCCGAACAGAAAGTGGTCGACCTGCTCTGCCGCGTCAGTGAATACGCGGGACGCATGACGATGTTCACCGTTCCGTTTGCAAAAGTACAGGAAGAAATCATGGCAAAATGCCCCGAAGAACTGTTCACCATCATCATGCGGCGGTTTATGATGCGCGCCGCCCAGAAGATTGCCGAGCGTGAAGGCTGCGGGGCTCTCATCACAGGCGAAAGCCTCGGCCAGGTGGCAAGCCAGACGCTGCAAGCCATTGTCTGCACCGACGAGGTCGCAACGATGCCGGTATTCCGCCCGCTCATCGGCATGGATAAGGTGGAAATCATCGACCTGGCACACCGCATCGACACCTTTGAGCTTTCCATCCTTCCCTACGAAGACTGCTGCACCGTCTTCACCCCGCGCCATCCTCGCACCCGCCCGGTCCTGAAATTCGTGAAAAGGGCGGAGGAAGCACTGGACGTGGACGCTCTGCTTGAGGATTGTCTCTCCCGCGTGAAAATCACAAAAATTCATCCGAATCGGTGA
- a CDS encoding competence/damage-inducible protein A, with translation MNAEIISVGTELLLGHTVNTDASFVARELAPVGINLLFACTVGDNPGRLKDAVETALKRSDIVITTGGLGPTGDDLTKETVAACAGKKLVMDKASMDHIEEYFKGRLLSPTQKKQAMLPEGCTVFPNSVGTAPGCGFRSENGKLVVMLPGPPSELIPMLKNHAIPFLLKAINGGAIVSRIVRVFGLGEGYVAEQIADLCEKSNPTCATYAKDAEMFVRVTARAENEEKAAELCEPVVEDLKQRLGEFCYGVDVDSLEEAVVHLLAEKHLTLATAESCTGGLVAKRITDIPGSSEVFHMGAVTYANEIKTKLLGVPEDVLAKYGAVSPQVARLMAQGVRNVSGSDLGIGITGIAGPGGGTPEKPVGLVYLALSDGKDVWVREMRNIGCNKGRGYIRFLAASNALDMVRRRVLNLGGIENAAYSREKSGK, from the coding sequence ATGAACGCTGAAATCATTTCCGTCGGCACCGAACTTTTGCTCGGCCACACCGTCAATACAGACGCCTCGTTTGTCGCCCGCGAGCTTGCACCCGTCGGAATTAACCTTTTGTTTGCGTGCACGGTCGGCGACAACCCTGGCCGCCTGAAAGACGCCGTGGAAACCGCTCTGAAGCGGAGCGACATCGTCATCACCACGGGAGGCCTCGGCCCCACCGGCGATGACCTGACGAAGGAGACCGTCGCGGCCTGCGCCGGCAAGAAGCTGGTCATGGATAAAGCCAGCATGGACCACATTGAAGAATACTTCAAAGGCAGGCTGCTCAGCCCAACCCAGAAAAAGCAGGCCATGCTGCCCGAAGGCTGCACCGTATTTCCAAACAGCGTCGGCACGGCGCCCGGCTGCGGATTCCGCTCGGAAAACGGGAAGCTCGTCGTCATGCTGCCCGGGCCTCCGTCCGAACTGATTCCCATGCTCAAAAACCACGCGATTCCGTTCCTTCTGAAAGCGATAAACGGCGGCGCGATTGTGTCGCGCATTGTCCGCGTGTTCGGTCTCGGAGAAGGCTACGTCGCGGAGCAGATTGCCGATTTGTGCGAAAAATCCAACCCGACGTGCGCAACCTACGCGAAAGACGCCGAAATGTTCGTGCGGGTGACGGCGCGTGCTGAAAACGAGGAAAAGGCCGCCGAGCTGTGCGAGCCTGTCGTCGAGGACTTAAAACAGCGTCTCGGCGAATTCTGCTACGGTGTTGATGTGGACAGTCTGGAAGAAGCCGTTGTGCATCTGCTCGCAGAGAAGCATCTGACGCTTGCCACGGCGGAATCCTGCACCGGCGGTCTGGTGGCAAAGCGCATTACCGACATTCCCGGCTCCTCCGAGGTTTTCCACATGGGCGCCGTAACCTACGCAAACGAGATTAAGACGAAGCTTCTGGGCGTTCCGGAAGACGTGCTGGCAAAGTACGGAGCCGTCAGCCCGCAGGTAGCTAGGCTCATGGCGCAGGGCGTCCGAAATGTCTCCGGCTCGGATTTGGGCATCGGCATCACCGGAATCGCAGGCCCCGGCGGCGGTACTCCGGAAAAACCCGTTGGTTTGGTATATCTTGCTCTCAGCGACGGCAAAGACGTTTGGGTGCGTGAAATGAGGAACATCGGCTGCAACAAAGGCCGCGGCTATATTCGCTTCCTCGCCGCATCGAACGCGCTCGACATGGTGCGCCGCAGAGTGCTGAACCTCGGCGGCATCGAAAACGCCGCCTACTCACGCGAAAAAAGCGGGAAGTGA